The following DNA comes from Candidatus Nitrosotalea okcheonensis.
TAGCATTGATAACGTTCAAAAAGTTCCGATCTCAATTTATTAGTTGATGAAATCAAATATCGAAGAGGCCCTAGAGCTATTATCTAAAAACTGGAAAATTGAACCGGTAATTCAAGATTTTATTTTGGGCAAAAAAACAAATGTTTCAGATTTCCAGATAAAAGTTAACGGCGTAATTTTTCATATTCCTTATTTGACAGATGAAGACGGTTATGTCTTGTGGAAATGCTATTGGCCTGACTGTCATAATTGCTGTAATAGACAGGGACGATTACCACTTACAAGCAGCGATCTGATAATAATAAGTAAAAATCTAAAATATGACAAAGTATCGGATTTTGTAAAGAAAGAGACTAACATAGCCACATGGGAAGAAAAAGGACCTGCGGGAAACTCTGTGGTAATGACCATGATTAATCTAAAACGTAAAGATGATGAAAAAGAGACAGATGATGGGACTCATATCAAGTGCAGATTTCTTGATGAAAGAGGCTACTGTGGACTTCATCCCTCTAGACCGGGAGTATGCTATCTGTATCCATTTTCATCATGGCTTGAAAATGAAAAAGGAAAAGCTCGGGTCCATGCTACATTTCAGTTCACAGGTGATTGTCCAGGATTTTATTTTGCAAAATCCCACGACGCAATGAAAGATGTTCTGTTAGAGTATTCCAAAATGATCTATGACTATACCATGAACTCAAACAGAACAACAAGAGAAAATTTTGGCTATGTAAGTATGTAACTCTAGGCCTTTGCTACTTTCATCATGTCTGTCATCTTGATTTCCATTCCAAATCTTTTCTCATTTCTCTTCATGTATCTATAAATCGATAACATGTCTACAAAATTTTTCATGATGCCGAACTTGCTTTCCATTTTGTTTCTTACAAATGATAAAACCTTTGAATAGATTGCAAATTTTTCAAGAACCATTTGTCTGTATCTCTCATTGTTACCCAAAGTATCCACAAAAATGTCTCCGCATGTCATACTTGGAATTATTCCCTCTCCAAGCAGTGGGTAC
Coding sequences within:
- a CDS encoding YkgJ family cysteine cluster protein, whose amino-acid sequence is MMKSNIEEALELLSKNWKIEPVIQDFILGKKTNVSDFQIKVNGVIFHIPYLTDEDGYVLWKCYWPDCHNCCNRQGRLPLTSSDLIIISKNLKYDKVSDFVKKETNIATWEEKGPAGNSVVMTMINLKRKDDEKETDDGTHIKCRFLDERGYCGLHPSRPGVCYLYPFSSWLENEKGKARVHATFQFTGDCPGFYFAKSHDAMKDVLLEYSKMIYDYTMNSNRTTRENFGYVSM